The region AAGAACAACTTCTAATTTTTGTTCCCATTCATCTAATTCTTGATTAGTTTGCATATTCTTTATATACTTCTTCTACTTTTGTAATCTCTTCTTTTGAACCAAAGAAACAAGGTGTTGTATCATGAATATGTGAAGTTTTAACTTCTAAAACTCTTTTAAAACCATCAGTAGCAGCTCCACCTGCGAATTCGTATGTTAAAGCAAAAGGGAAAACTTCAAAAAGTTGTCTTAATTTTCCATTTGGTTTATCTGTAGTTCCAGGATAAGAGAAAAGTCCACCACCTTTTAATAAAATTTGATGTAAGTCTGGAACCATACCACCTGAGTATCTTAAATAATATCCTTCATCAAACATATCATTTAATAGTTTTCTATGATGACTAGGCCAACACATTTGTGTAGAACCTGTAGCATTTAATGTTCCTTTTTCATTTAATGTTATATCTTGAATATATTTAAACTCACCATCATGTAGTCTGTACATTTTAACGCAATTATCTGCTGCAACAACCATCTCAATTCTAGGTCCAAATACAACATAAACTGCTGCAATGATATTTTGTGCATTAAATTCATTTTTATAAATACCATAAATTGAGCCAACTGAAAGGTTAACATCTACTAAAGAAGAACCATCTAAAGGATCATAAGCTATTAAATATTCACCATTTTTATGTAAAGAAACAATAGATTCTTGTTCTTCACTTACAATCTCTTTTATTGTAGGGATTTCTG is a window of Halarcobacter sp. DNA encoding:
- a CDS encoding class 1 fructose-bisphosphatase translates to MKEILEAIKTASIEIKKVIDKGDTSKSENENSTGDTQLKLDIASDVIIEKIFSEIPTIKEIVSEEQESIVSLHKNGEYLIAYDPLDGSSLVDVNLSVGSIYGIYKNEFNAQNIIAAVYVVFGPRIEMVVAADNCVKMYRLHDGEFKYIQDITLNEKGTLNATGSTQMCWPSHHRKLLNDMFDEGYYLRYSGGMVPDLHQILLKGGGLFSYPGTTDKPNGKLRQLFEVFPFALTYEFAGGAATDGFKRVLEVKTSHIHDTTPCFFGSKEEITKVEEVYKEYAN